The sequence TATCAGCCTCGCTATAGCTCATTACTACGAGAGCGAAATCGAGAAGATTCTACACGAGGCTTTCGGGAAGTTGGCCTGCTTAATTTTGGACGAGGATGATTTGGAAACAATGGCAATTATGTTTGAGGTTTTCAGACTATACGGACACAAGATATCGTGCGGTACGTATACTGAAAGTAAACGATCGAgtttgatcagttttttttttcttgtttcacatgtatatataacatAGCTTATAATGCTTTGGTATAGATGTGTTCGATAGATTCATAGGCGAAGATGTCAAGTTTAAGGAAAGTATAGTTGGCGATGTTAGAGGGCTGCTACAGATGTACGAAGCCGCACATCTCGGAACACCATCTGAAGATATAATGGATGAAGCCATAAGTTTCGCGCGGTACCACTTGGAATCGTTGGCCAGCCACGAAACAAGCTCCCATCTTTTTAAGCATGTACAAAACGCATTGTATAGAGCTCGATATCATAGCATAGAGATACTAGTAGCACGGCAGTACATCTCTTTCTATGAACAAGAAGAAGGCCACGATGAGACGCTCCTCAGGTTTTCAAAGCTCAACTTCAATTTTTGCCAGATGCATTACATCAAAGAGCTCAAAATTATCACCAGGTAATTATACGGTATATTTAAGATTCTCGTCGTCCATATTCCTTACAAATCTAACCTAATTTTTATGGTTCAAGATGGTGGGAGGAGCTAGGTATACCATCTAAGCTACCGTATTTCATAAGGGACCGAAGTGTGGAGACCTATCTTGGGGGACTGAGAATGTTTTTCGAGCCGCGATATTCACTTGGGAGGATTTTCTCGGTTAAACTGACACTGATCTTGACTGTTGTGGATGATACATGTGATGCATATGCCACTCTTCCTGAAGTTAAGAGTCTTCATGATGCTTTTCAAAAGTATGTATTTAGAGTCTTATCTACAACCATGCATACCAAGATCTCATGCATCTATATGATCTATATATGTGTTTCCATATATTAATGTACCTAACAGAGAAACGAAATGTCGAGATGGGATCTGCTGGCCATGGACGAACTACCGACGTATATGAGAATCATCTACCAAAATGTGTTAGAAACTGTGGAAGATATTCATCAAGAAATGATAGCTCAAGGAAAACTAGGTAGGCTGCAACCAACTATAGATGAGGTAAGTTAACTGAACTCAAGTAGTAGAAAGAGTATAAAACCAATACGTACGTTAACCTAATTAACAAAGAACAACGATCCTTGCAGACTAAAGTCTGATGATATTGTATCTAGCGATAGCAAAATGGGCACGCGCAGGTGATGTGCCAAGCTTTGAGGATCACATGGAGATTGGGATCCCCTCGTCTGCACTGGACGACTTGGCAGCATACGGCTTTATATCAATGGTCGACGATTGTGATCAGAAGCAACTGAACGAGTGGTTTTACTCCAAACCCAAAATCTTCCACGCCTTGAATACTGTGTTTCGTATTAGAAATGACATTGTCACGTTCGACGTACGTATATACACAacttttaattctgttttttttttcaaggctATTGCAACATCTCTAATATAAGCAGTACAATATTACAGCAAGAGATGAGCAGAGGAGAGGTGGCAAATGGCGTCAATTGTTACATGAAGCAACATGACGTTACCAAAGAAGTAGCTGTTGAAGTACTGAAGAAGATGGAAAGAGATAATTATAAGATATTAATGGAGGAGTTCATGACGTCCAAAGCTGTGCCGCGACAGATTCTGGTGCGACTAGTCAACATTTCGCGTGTGATGGATTTGTATTACAAAGAAGGTGATGGGTTCGGGGATCCTGATCAAAAGCTCAAACACCTTCTTGCATCTTTGTTCCTCCATCCAATTCCTCTTTGAACATTTATAAAAGTTATACATGtgactttgaagtttgaatagGTAATATTCACACGTGTAAGCGAAAAACTCGGTGAAAGTGTTACCTATTTCCTTTACagcattttttttggttaatatatatacttgcaTCATCTTACAGATcttgataaatttttttttttttaaatgaacatTTTACTGGTTACAGACTTACAgaggaaaattagaaaaaaaaagcagatcAACCGGTGAAATTAAATGTTGATGACTGGTATAGAATAAGGAAAGAAGCCGATCGCTCGGTTTCTGGTTTATATAATCTGTTTCATTTTTAGATTCatgttttagaaagaaaaaactgtTTCAAAAAAGTTACATGTTATCATTAATTTCTAGATgtaattcttgttttttttttttccagttcacctctatgaaaaaataattttttttgtctacacTTTTGAAAACTGCCAATATTATCatttcaaaaactatttttaaatatgtaaaattactaaaataacctcacttaaaaataataattaaccaaaaagatatatattataaatactaaatcaatttattagtaataattaaaatatttatattctattGATACAACAACTAACAATTTCATAGATTTATTAtcctaaaattattttaaaataataacaaataacaatattttaCCGACatcaaattatgattttttgttaaatcatgTGCTATTATTATCGTTTCATTattattgaaaacaaataaattagtttagtgtttaagaATCCCATGTTtactaattaaaaacattacattacaaagtttttaatcaTTTAATCATGTGTACCGAGCGATAATTGATGCGACGAAGATGGGGTGGGTCGGTCCACTAGAAGAACCACCACTCGTGCTAATGCTTCGAATCTCATTTATTCGGTCAAATCACTTCTTCTCCAACATCCAACACCCACATGTGACACGTACCTTATCAAGCATATCGTATACGACCCCCTCAAAattaaagtttccttttttacatatatttttattatcaatttAGTGTCGGTACGTGTATTGTGAATTCGTGATTGTGACATCCATTTGCATTCTTAGGCTCTTTAGCCTACATTGTATTTATTTCAAGCCTATATATGTTAGTGTCCCGAACCGTTTTTATAGGCGTGTAAATGGTTCATTCGTACAGCTTATTAGAAAACTtttgaagaaattatatatcagttaattttagagataaagcttttacaaattttgtgaCATTATTGTATTATAACACTTCTTCATAAACACACGACGCCCACCTTTAATTGTGatcttagttttcttttaaaacatcCGAATCGTTTCATGTAAGGAAATTGTTAAAAAGGTAACGCAAACTGTATAATTGTGATATATGAACGTTGAACAATTCCGTGATTCTATTGTTTCATCagttttctaaaacaaaaagaatttctTCGTTTTACAATTATGTgagattctttttcttaaaatcgATATGGTATTCTATAATTTTCTATCCctcatgtttttatttcttcatttcttaatgtttttgttacggccacaaatcataattttttgtttaagaaaTGATATGGTGTATAAATTAAAGTTTGACATTgcctttaaattattttttcctgTAGAAATCAATTCCTCAAGaataaaatctttcataaaaataaattactttttgtGGATATTTATATGGTACTGGTGTTTTCTTTGTCTACATAATAGTGGTATTATCCGGAGCATTTTAAAAAGTTccccttttaaaaataaaagtaattcTACGTCCGTCGATTTGTTCCTAAGTTAATTGCAAACACGAGTAAAGTAGATGTCTCGGCTTTGTTTCTTCGCCTGTCCTAAACCATATCTATAAGTATTAAGTGGGTTGTGTGCATTGTACCAAACTTGAAAGATCTTGCCTGTACGCATATTCCCACTTGTACATTTGAAATTTGACATTCAACtaactttattattatatagatgcTCAAGAATTAATTTCATTTAGTCATGTCTCATCGATGGTCCATTACTAGTTAGGCCAAAAGCTACGCTATcctattgttttttattattaagtattattaccatcatcatatcatattacATATGATCACATGATTGGTCGTGTAGTGTGGGGGAGACATCTTATCTCATATGCCAATTTgcctaattaattaatgaacCTTTGCCTATATAAGAGACCTTAGTTTTGGCTCAAGCTATAATCTATtaaagtagtatatatattttctcttaaGAATTACTCTTTTTTCCCCTCTCTCACAAATGGCGTCGGTGCAATATGCTTTTGACCATCAAGGCGGCATGGAGATTAACAACGATGAGCTTCTCATGTCGTTCTTGGAAGAAGAATCTCCCGTGGAAAATCATAGTAGCATcaacaaagaggaagaagagaaattaaATAGTGTGATTAGATCGTTAGAAGTGGAGATCAACATGAGTTCTCCGACCATAGAAGCTAGGAAAATTGATCTGCAACAGACCCCGACGATATGCGGTCTTGAAGATGATTTCAGGTGGCTTAACGACTTTGATATTGGTATGATTTCGTCGCAAAatgatgatgagatgatgaaTTGGTGTACGGAACTTTCTTACATGGATGGTGTGGTAGATAGTAGTGTTCTTGAGATTGAAGGTGGTGATTATTACTCTCATATTAACTATGGACTTACATTTGAGGAACCAACTCTTTCTCTATGGCAAGAGGATAATGATGTGGTTATGTATTGATTGATTTCGTGAAGCCATAATATAGCAAAAGCTGTTTAATAATCTgttaacataaaaaaagaaacaaaagtgttTCATATAATCTtttaacaaaagagaagaaggatgTTTCAACCAgttatttaaccttttaaattCATGTATGTATTAGTAAACGGTACGTTAATGTTACATGCTTTTTATTATGGATTTTGGGAAATTACTATgttttttgcccaaaaaaaaaacatatatatataaagaaatatgttAGAAGATTTATCGTGATTATCACTTGACAAGAACAATCATTAAAACTAGCTGGatggaaatatatttttaatttaaaagtatatttttatcattataacttttaaaatatacaaaaagttaataTTAGTAATTAGTATACTTTGAAAATAGcttgattaaaaaaagaaatatcaacaTAAGTGAACAAAGGGCAAATTAATGGTATTGGACTCTTGTTGGTGTATAGTTTGGTTAAAGAGATATTTGAATGTCGTTTGGCTGTTAAATTATgacaaaattttctaaaaagtgAAAATCATGTTTTACTGGgcttagaaatataaaatataattggtcgacaaaaaataaaaaaatataaataaacctaaacaaatatgaaagttgtttaaaccaaaaacaaaaaaaaatatgaaagttattttttttgtttgtcaacaacatGCAATACACGAATATGGATTTTCATATCGTGACACACTGAGTCCCTGACACATCGACACTATTAGCACAAATCAGttaactacaagtctacaagtgCTGGTTGGATGTGAGAATTCTTCGAAGAACTTTTTAAACCGTCcatatatcataaatatttttttgtataaaaaactGATTTGAAGACATTTAAGCTTTGGTAGGTTGCTTTGCATTCAAAATACATAACACACAAAGCCCATGGGCCATGGGCGATTGATCAACATGTATCTAAAAATCATATATGGAAGTCCAATTCTAATTCTATATATCAGGCGCAGATATCAGTTCATTGCATTTAGAAAAATACTTGGGTTCAAGACAAAACTACCATTAAGCTTCACTTGAGGTCTATGCATTACACACTCGTCaatgtaattaagtaaattTATTATCTTCGATACATAAAATTGTCCATGTATCTCGTGgcttttttaaatatagtttgtGCAATAAATAACGTAAGAGAAAATCAAGACAAAatacacacaaaagaaaagctcagtttgatgttttaaaaaaagagattgGTTCGCTTTGGGCACCAAGTTATTTGTAGTCTTTTGGCATATTCTTAGTGACTAAGATACATATATGCACATCAAGTATATGCTTTAATATTCCAATTCATTTAAATAAGATTTGGCTGCTTTACAGTCAATcagcttcttttcttttttaatgttagtttttttctattCCCATGCACGTTGGTATATATATTACGGTGTAAAATAAACTATTGTTGTGAATTAGCCACTTTTTTAAAGCAGGGATTtagcaacaaacaaaacacttttttgtttgttagtcATCCAATGAAACTAGTAAACTACTACATATACCAAATGTTTGTTTCTTCATACATCTTATTATCTATCACTTTAACTcttgtcttttattttgttatcttttggagaaaaaaagcttacttagttaataaaaaagttCTTCACAACTTTAATCTTTCTGACATTTAAGACCAATTATGCAAAGCTAATTAACACTTCTCCTCTATAGATATAGACTTCAATATAGTAAATCTCAACTTTTCTTGTAATACATATGAAATTGACTCAAATGATTTAATCACAACATGTAGTAATCAAAAACTTAAACCTAGTTATATCAGGATTAATCCAAATTACATTTCTTCCAAAACTAGGTAaagtttaattataataaatcatttgcttaaaaataatataaaatcacaCACATTATATTACTGTATATCAAGGAGTTatataatctaaaattttaattaataaaattataatctaatcaaaggaaaaaaaaacaaaaaaaaaactgaaaatacataatttaataaCCTACGCCTACATATTCTCTCTATGTTtccctctaaaaaaaaaagaaaaaacggcCAACTCTattaaagaaagcaaaaagcgcccaaagaaaaagaaaaaaaaaaagaaaaggaaatcgcACTCATCATCACTCCAGTATCATCCATCCCCTCTCATCAAATCTCTCctcctttttcaaaaatttccgCCATGGAATTGGAAACTCACCTCGCTAAGCAATTGcaactttttataaattttcttccCATTTCCACTCATCTCTTTCCCTCTTTCTCCTTCCCTCCTTACCGACGAACAAATCCCTAGAATTAGAAGAATCAGCTTTAGTACTTCGTCTGATTCTCTGATTTATTCTCCTGGATATGTCTCACGAAATCGTCCCCGTAGACCCCATAGATGTTCCTAGCACTAGTTACTCACGGCCTATTCTGGGTGATGATGATTCGCCGGAACGCCACCAGTTCACTAG comes from Camelina sativa cultivar DH55 chromosome 19, Cs, whole genome shotgun sequence and encodes:
- the LOC104765266 gene encoding LOW QUALITY PROTEIN: terpenoid synthase 25 (The sequence of the model RefSeq protein was modified relative to this genomic sequence to represent the inferred CDS: substituted 1 base at 1 genomic stop codon); translation: MEASKICFGPKTLPIIHNVPLCLKTNFSLFPRRLIQGQSLSSKNSTKHDLFCVKAETSGDLESTRPLTYFAPSVWGDHFLSIPLDDSEFEALEEEIESVLKPKVRDMLMSPHRSDKERIRLIHLLISLAIAHYYESEIEKILHEAFGKLACLILDEDDLETMAIMFEVFRLYGHKISCDVFDRFIGEDVKFKESIVGDVRGLLQMYEAAHLGTPSEDIMDEAISFARYHLESLASHETSSHLFKHVQNALYRARYHSIEILVARQYISFYEQEEGHDETLLRFSKLNFNFCQMHYIKELKIITRWWEELGIPSKLPYFIRDRSVETYLGGLRMFFEPRYSLGRIFSVKLTLILTVVDDTCDAYATLPEVKSLHDAFQKWDLLAMDELPTYMRIIYQNVLETVEDIHQEMIAQGKLGRLQPTIDEVNXSLMILYLAIAKWARAGDVPSFEDHMEIGIPSSALDDLAAYGFISMVDDCDQKQLNEWFYSKPKIFHALNTVFRIRNDIVTFDQEMSRGEVANGVNCYMKQHDVTKEVAVEVLKKMERDNYKILMEEFMTSKAVPRQILVRLVNISRVMDLYYKEGDGFGDPDQKLKHLLASLFLHPIPL
- the LOC104765268 gene encoding uncharacterized protein LOC104765268, with translation MASVQYAFDHQGGMEINNDELLMSFLEEESPVENHSSINKEEEEKLNSVIRSLEVEINMSSPTIEARKIDLQQTPTICGLEDDFRWLNDFDIGMISSQNDDEMMNWCTELSYMDGVVDSSVLEIEGGDYYSHINYGLTFEEPTLSLWQEDNDVVMY